The Lepeophtheirus salmonis chromosome 3, UVic_Lsal_1.4, whole genome shotgun sequence genomic interval GATCAAGAATTcgcaaatataatttaaatcgtATTTGATAATTTCGAAATATTTACATTTGACTGAAAAATATAATGTCTGTTCTTAGATACTCTATGCTTCtctataatctatattttataatcatttgaaCTTAGTGATGTTCAATAACTCTTGTATGCAAGCCGACCTATTTTATAcctaaactattaaataaaatacatttatgatgtAATTGTCGTCGTTTGACTTTTGAGTTAGTCATGCtcttaatacaataaaatatagttaattatagAAAGGAATGATGTATTTGTATGTtctatgatttaattaaaacactcttctttaaatataatttcagatGGAACCAGGGAAAACCGGCGTTTCTGGGGCACAAACACACGAAGGCGTTCTAGCTAACTTTTTTAACTCATTGCTCACGAAAAAAACGGGTCTTGGAGCATCAGGACCAGCCGGAAATCCTATTAAACCTGCTGAAGATAGTaagattataattgataaagCTTTAAAAACAAAGTAGCGAAACACTCTTGTCAGATTAAGTAGATTCCCTTGACTTACTGATATCTAGTGAAGGGATCTTGCATggggaaattatttattatcgaTATTTTTTGTTCCCACGCAAGGTGTCGCTTTTTATgtcaattgataatttttgccTTGTTATGTAGAATTCACCTAATTAACCCATTAATGCCGACAATTCCCTGGCAGTAATTTTGATCCTTGAACAATTTAACAttctctattttgaaataaataaacagattttttctacaaaagtaTTGGAAATATAGACCGGCAGGATTTTTTGCACTCCGGGATTGAAGTTAGGGTTTTATATTAATCATAGAGCccaatttaaaacaatttttttttttttcgcaatcACAACACAACTAATTAAGATAAGGAAAACTtatagttttgatttaaaagttttatccAACGTTTAACCTTTCCAACAACACGTTGGACTATGGGTATAAAAAGCATTGCACGATGCGTTAcgtttacaattaaattaatacactTATAAAAACACTGTTTTACCTTAGTAACCCTCCTTTCGATTACAAATAAGAGTTTTTAATGTGTGGCAAGACATCTTGGCACTCGGCATTAATGGGCTAATTtagttaaaagggtgaattcatggaggttgcaGAGATAATTGACACCCCTACGTGACAGAAAAGAGATTGCATAGCTaacatttatgtacaaatatggaTCACGTGGTCTTAGTTTCGCCAGATGGTTTATAGATCTAGCTCTcccaaaagtatataattattttgattttttgcagTTATGTTTGATAAATCAGCGGTTCGCTCGGATGCTGCGGCTGAATTAGAAAGACTTACAAGAACTCAGAAGAAAATTCCAGCTGGAAACAACAATCCAGACTCATTAAATTCTACCAGTGATTGTTAACGACATTATTAAGTTTTATTGATATCGTATTAGagggatattaaaaaattcgcataataaaatttgttattttttacatatctgTTTGGTAtatgacaaaaagaaaaaaaaaaatgtgtacctGATTAACAAACGTATATTTCTTCCTTCTTCCTCACCACGACTCTACTTTAATACCTTGCCCACATccaaacaacaacaacaaaacatgCTTTTTATACTAATTCTAATCCCTAATAATATGATTGATTGATGAGATCTCATGATGATTTtacattttatctatttatgcATTTACCTCCATATTATTCTGCTTTTACTTTCACCTTCAAAACATTTCGTATTTTCACtactctttattttattaacctttCACCGGTGTTAATGatcaataaaatagttaataaagtCGTTGGCCCTCCTTCAAAAACCTAATTAATTCATCAGGAGGTTAGGTACGCTCTCGTGATGGATCTCAGGTATATAGgcagggcgtccgcagggtgcGTGCTGGAGAGGCTCCAAACCCCGCCCCtacaaaggaatttttgcttattactcgaaaatgtaatatttgaaataaaatttaattttcaaatttatttccaaaaaaaaattaattttctgtgaatagctgtggatttttgaattttttcccgaaaaaattcattatttgagaataactatggagttttaaaatttttttgtgaacagctgtggatgtttaatttttttttataaaaatggtattttttgaaatttaatttttcaaatttttttctaacatgaaTTCCAAAACTATAAGTCCCcgcccccaaatataatcctgcggatgccctTTATAGTAGAAGCAAAAACACGGTTCGGGTCCTATATAATTGGAATTAACCGTTAAAAGACCAGTTTTTGTCTAAAGTACACGATATATTCGGATCCGTAGCCAAAGTGGCAAGAgctgtatttataaataaaactgtatCAATTCTTAAGTCAGTGGGAAGTTTCCAAGGGGAGTCGtaagtcataaaataaaacctcAGCTCTAGTccttttcaatttcaaaagagaataagaatataacttggaatagtaataaaaaggttatttttccCTCCGGTTCTGGGTGTGAGAACcgaaaaattatggaaattaataaaactatttaaaaattaagaaccGAAAATACTCAGAACTAAAATTACTGCGCGAAATCGTTCGTTACATGACGACTTCAAGTCTAGTCCCTGTCAATTTGTTGATCTTTGACACGAGTCAAATTGAAAGAGGAACCTATGAAAGAACCGAAAAATCTATAATGTTCGGTTATGGAAAAGTGAACTGAAAAATTATGCTAGTTACTcgtataattcttttaaaagaattgaAAGTATCCTGATCGAAAATTAGGACTCCTAATCCATCACGTGTACACTCCTTGGCCAacataatttgaatacaagtgATGCAACAAAGAGGGATCCTCTCATCGACCGATATGTAATAATTAGTCATTATTTGATCTTAATATTATACCGTGTGTTCCAGCAAATCATTGACAATAGAGCTCAAACCAAAGGCAGAATTCATGTAAAAAGATGATGAGAAGTAGATGAGTTTTTCTatgaaaagattatttatttttatgaaaaagctTGGGAACTTAAGATTTTTGTGATATTATTCTTTCTGAAGAGGTGTCCAATGGAGACGAAAtcgattaaattttaatgaccATCTAATCATCTTCCTTTTATTGTGTTTGCTGAGTCATGTCCGTCATCTTCAgagttttttgtaattgataattttggtagAATACATAGTCACGATATGATTGATTGCTTAAgttatttgcaaatttgaacCAAACACTTTGTTACCAGGTCGATAAATGTTTaagtattcaaaaatcaacattgtgtGATTGTATTTTTCATTGGAGTTTTGTCTTCGGGTTAAAGTCGAGttcgattttaaaattattttgaaaatggggGCTATACACAGGATCTAAAGACACCACTTATAATTTCCCATGCGTTATTTCTAGTGAGTGGTCTAGTCAGTAGAATAGtggtattgatatttttaacttagGGTATTTCAACTGAGGAAGGCCAACTTTGCAATAGAATCAGTTATAGAAACGGCAGCGTTAATGTGTtatctctaaatattaatatattaacgGAAAATTTTGTCAagaataacattttgaaatcttggaaacaataattttcaaaaaatggttcCATATTCAATCAGAAAACTATTccttgtaatatattttctgtttcgCATGTTTTGACGGATTTAAGGCTAAATTTGGCCTTAATGAATGGAAAAATTTCCAAGAGATGTCAAgtacttagtaaaaaaaatcttgctttttttaatacagtatACTTAGAATCTTTGTTGATCAGAACAGGGAACCTTTTAGCTTCGATTCCATGTCTAGGAAAAAGTTGTACCAATATGATTAAAGCAATACTTATGATGTATAACTCGAGTCCCTAGCTCTGGCCACAATATATGTAACTCACAGGTTCTTACAGAGGTGACATTGAATATACTTTTCCACGTTAATTTATGTCCAGGCTctattccattaattaattatcttaaatcttacaaactattttaatataataataaattctttcgAAAGGGTTCACTTTGTCAATCAGAGGCCGCAGGTTCCTTTTCTCTagagttttattatattataaataaaaaaaaatgtagcgTGGGggaattcattcatttttttttttttgaaaatgctcgtaagataaattataataaatggaattatgttaatttaacaATGAACTTCATACTAGAtaggtaattaaattttatttgacacaGAGTATAATAAGGGGGCTTATATAGatgatcaattaattaaataaacatatttaatacataattgttaatcatacaaaatactcaattttttataataagttatatctcCTAATTTGTTATTAGCAATATGCgtttaatatttgaagcaaCCAGATTCCTATAGGATGAATATATCAAACAAAGTGTACACCCACGGAATTGAAGGCATGCATCAACTTCATAAAATCATCAATATCCATTGTTCGAGGTCTTTTTTCCGAAAAGTCAATACTCTCGAGTACATCAACTATCAATTCCTTAATAGAGAACTCCTCCGGCAACATTTCTTCCTTTAGAGACATATGCGTCCTGTAGTTTTTGTCAAGAGTCAGAAGGACGGGAGTTTGAGAGAATGCGGCACCaagagttttatttttcctcaCGAAACAAATACGGGTGAGTCCATCCCATTCTTTGAAATTAATGGGAGGAGGGGGATTCTTGGGCTCAATGCGTACGACTGAGGACTCTACCTTAGGAGGAGGTCTAAAGTTGTTTTTCCCCACTTTGAGCAAGTGATGCACCGTGGAGAGTAGTTGTGTATTGATGGAGAGGCGGCAATAGAGTTTATCACCGGGGGGAGCAATGAGTCTTTGTGCAAATTCCCTTTGGAACATGAGAACGGCAACACGGAAGAATGGGCGGTGAAGAAGGAGTTTGAAGACGAGGGGACTTGAGATTTGATATGGAACATTGGCAACACAGACGTCAAAGAAGGGAAGATCCGTTTTAATTGCGTCTCCGACAATGATATCCAATTTGGATTTATATGAACTATGTTGAAAGCGCTTTTGTAGTTCTGCCACCATCCGAGGATCCACTTCACAGACGATGACTCGCTTTACTTTCTCCAAGAGTTTGGCAGTTAAATTACCAGTTCCAGGACCGATTTCCAAAACGGTGTCTGTGGATCGAAGGCCTGACTTTTCGACTATTGAATCAACCACAGCTGGATTTTTAAGGATGTGCTGACCGAGAGTAGTGTTGAATACAAGGCCTTGGCGTCCTCCGGCAGCTTCCGAGGACTTTGACTGAGTCCGACTGCTCCTCTTTTCTGACTTTACCTTTCCCATCACGGTCACTTAGTTAACTtaatggtattttatttaatacattaatttttaattcatccaCGTGagtaaatgaaaatcaaaacacgtagtgtttatttattttattttgtagtagTTGTATTCTCAAATCACCAaacctcttcaaaaataaattttcagcCCTTATTCGACCAGAAACCTCGTTTGTCCCTGAAACATAGTGacatttatttgcataattatacaaaagaagtaaaaatgcaCACATTTTTAAGTGTGCTGAGATACtatttatacagttttttttgtgCAAGTTAAGAAGATGAGTGTACTATTACACAGAATTTGCTCATTTTCCCATCATCACTCCTAatgattaaattcaattatgttcaacggagttttagatattattttatcaacctcttattatttttttccataaaattaaatccAAATCAATATTGCTGCCGAATTCTAAATCTCTTAAAACCATAATactctttattaaattaagttgtAAATATTTTCGCTTCAAATAAATCCATTTGGCGTAAAAACagttgaaaattcatttttaaaccaAACCCAtaaatatggttattttatatcatttaagtTGCATATTATCAGGATTGGATgattgcatataaaatataatttagatgtatgaagttaaaataatttttttgcgaaGAATAAACTAtcatttatggtttttttaaaaatttctttcatattcaaaagtGGGATCAAAAGGGAATAAGATGCTCAAActtcaaataaacaattatcGAAACCCAAATTTTATGCGAATAAACTAATTACAGAACTGCGCGTCACATACTACTGGAATTGAATAGATTTTTGTCAACAAAGTAAGATTATGTTGACTTGTTTCATTAATcaatattagtataaaataaagttttataaattagaaaaaccatttcatgaaatatagttgaaataaaaaagcaaGTAATATATGTAGAGGAGCATCCGCAGCATTAAATCTTTGGTTTTTgggaaaagttttatttaaaatattaaactttctgaaaaaaatgaaatttttattgcaaatattaaactttttgaaataaattttttttcaaattttttatttttttatttcaaatattaaatttattgaaaaacaaattcaaatattaaatttattgaaaaacaaattcaaatattaaatttttttgaaaaaaatgtcaaaaatccacagctgttcacaaaaaatttcaaaaatccatagccatttttaaaaaaatatttccaacatccatagctattcacagaaaattaagttttgtgaaaaaaaaatttaaaatatgaaattttttggatttttttttcgaaaatccatagccaatcttagaaaaaaaaattttttggaaaaaaatttcaaacatgaaatttcaaagataatcattttgagaaaaaaattatactattaaattttctagtaaaaagtaaaaatttcttattttttacgagttgaagttaattttatgttaaactTATTATAAGTCATAAACTCATAACTACATCATTCATCAACTGCCCATAAGTAAACAAGAATATAAGTTTCTGAAGGCTCTCTCACATGACaacttgaataattttgtttatctaGCTGGAAtttattgttttcttattttaaaaattaaattcgaaTGTCAATATTTGACACATTACAATCAttcaattgtatatataattatgtattgaaCAATTAGAACTggatgtaattatataaatcctTTTGTAGCAGCTTCCTCATGAAATTCAAtaaggacattaaaaaaatatggatcctTTTTCGCAATTTTTAGAATCAACTCTTCCCACATAGAGGTACACTGCTCAGAAGAAATATCAATGGGGACTTTGTCGTCTTCAGGAATAGAggatttcatataaaatatctacGGCAAAAATCGAGAAATGAACTGATTACATATTCTATgcgattaaaaatttaattattgtagttTTACCGGCAACATTTGTGCAGTCAGGAAATACAAAATGGGATATTTATCTTCGTACTCCTGAATCATGGATTCGAAGGGATACAATTGAGATACGTCTAGTCCCAGAACATCCATATGAAACGAAAGGCGGTCATAGTAGAACCTAAGATATGACTTAGTGtgttcttttctttctttaggaGAAATActgaatccaaaaaatatagcCAAATCCTTGACAGGACTACTGTAGAAAGGAAATTGCCAATCCAAGATGACTCCATCCTCCAAATTGCCCTCTTTATCATGCTTGAACATAAAGTTATTTGTCCATCCATCACCATGATTTATAACGCAAAAATTACTATCAAAGTTCTTAAAAGCTGATCTGATAACATATTCAGCCTGCGGGATCACAGCCTCGAAACGTTCTGCTAGATCTTTCCTTCCTCCATGTTCAAGGGCCTTGACCTGTCCTTTGTAGATACTTTCGTGTAAGGCCAAGACAGCGGATAAATCCAAATCTTCTTTCATTCTGAGGATCTCAGTCAATTCTTGCTCTTTATCCGAGTTGTTTGTCATGAGTGCGTGGGAGTAGGCGTGAAGACGTCCGAATTGGTCTAGAGCCCATTTAATATGAGTCTCTTTCATTCCAAATTTTGGACTCATCATGGAATATCCTTTCATTTTTAAGTCTTCCATCACAACAACctgttgatatattattatattataggtaggacatattttattcaaaatcaaggCTCAAGTCTCTCATTTCTTACAGGAACtgattttgaagaataataacaTTTCGGAGCTCGGAGCCCCACTTTGTCCCCCATTTTTTGAAGTAGGGGAAGAAATGTTTTGTAGATATTCACTTCTTTTTCAAAGACAAGGAGTTTCTTgataaattcctcattttctTTAGACATACCTTTGACCACATAATGAAAGGATTCCCTTGATTCACCAGGGATCCTGACCTTCACTTCAACTGCGTCCAATTGGCTCAAAAAGTTGTCTAAGCTTGTGGAACCTGCTGAgctttttatttgacaaatgtCAATCTTCTCTGAATTTGTGAGTGCCAATTCGTTTGCAATGGCTTTTTTCACGATATCCTCCATTTTAGCTACaccttaaaatatacatttaagaaATATGAAGAATTCAGTTTAGTCtaccttatttaaatatacctaATGTGATCCACTTAATAGAGAAACGACTATTAATGCACAAACAATATGTATGATGAAAAGATAAGGTCCTAGCTGTATGTAAGACAAAATGTACCTGTGAAAATATGTCTTCATTAAATGATTTTCTATTTGTACACTGAAGTGCTGTAGAATTTCAGCTCACTAGTTGTTATTTACTTGCACAAAAactatgcaataaaaaaaaacgatattcATTCTAGTAAAAtttcctataatttataaataatatatttgttgtgtactagttgaaattttttcatttggtCATTCTAATCACCAACTATTAGttaatactatcattttattttgatatttcaaattacatggttatgatgtatttatgaataatataccTGAGGGCATTTGGATTTTTTAGGTGGGTTTCAATGTGGCATGGATTGGAAATCACTAGAGGTGGAAACATTGACTCAAGACATGCAACTCGATTTAAGACCTTATTTTTAAGTCTTTCAACTCGACTTGGTCTCACAGTCAAAGACTCACGACTTCACTTGGAATCGACTGTTAAGACTCGTCACTCGACTTGGACTCCAAAGTTAGTTTAAtgaaatgaactcaaaagaaaACTCGAACTTGACTCAATATAGATATTCAAGTACTGTACTCGATAAAAAGTTACGTAAAttacattttagaaatttaatttttttttgtaaagaataggataattcaatttctaaatataaaaatttttgaatttagatttaataattttgaaaaataactttcttgCATTAAGATTTGGATTATAATCGTAATGTGCAGAGTAaccaatcaaatatatatatagaaaataaggcaaaaaaatgtgaatagaaCATGAAAAAGCTgacaaaaattcacaactaaaAGGTGGCGCAGAGATCCTTGAgtctaataaacaaaaaatctagtaaataacttttaaaccCCATTTTTAGTTAACATATTagtattacaataaatatcGTATCCTAAAGCTGGGactataaattatcaattaattttcggaacattttattatgaaaccACGGAATCTTTTCATGATGttttttgtatcatacaatttttgaatttttatcaagTTGTAAACATTGCAGTCCGAATGGTTAAGGATTAATTCCAAATTTTAGACCTGGAGCAATGGATAACGTAAATCATATGTtgtgaaaatacaaaatatttaacaggAATCAACTTTAAGAAATGTTATCCTCTGTAGGGACAGGATTGGaaccaaataaaaaagatcattatATCCAAGTATTCAATTAAGGAATTTGAATAGATATTTCACTAGAGACCACGACGTGTTACCttaattacacaaaaattacagtttattttgttgtcagctcttgatttttctacttctttccACTTTTATCAGTGTTCAgaatattgattgattgaattccAATTATCTCTTATTTAGGTGTTGTGAACCAttcccaataattaattattattaaataataattactccatcattgggaagaattggttaactacgcactgattttgggcctttttttgaGCCTATATTTAGTAGGGATGTCCGGGTCTCAAAATGTTGACCTTCCGTTCCATCTTAAATCTTAAACACGCTTCCAAATTAGATGCAAAAGCGTCcaataaaaattgactttgcTAAATTAGGTCATCTTAACCATCAAGAATTTATTGTTTGtaggaaaaatacatatttaagaataatggtaaaaaattttTCATTCATGAAAGATACtaaaagttttactaaactaacTGAATAGGGAATTGGTGAATTATAGAAAACCTTAAATATCTGCAAGAAGGTCGAGATGTACAAAgttttgcaataaaaaacaaGTTATCAACTgctaataaacaataatatatacaagaTTGCGCCAATGAAAGaactctagggaaagagcgggtaagggaaaaataaacaattaaatctaAAAACACCTAACCTATGATATCGTGTTATTATTGTGACGTAGCCGctcttattcttctcttttcactagaGGGAGACGGCTTGTTCAAACAGGctgcttctaattttaagctaatcagaattg includes:
- the LOC121115319 gene encoding dimethyladenosine transferase; amino-acid sequence: MGKVKSEKRSSRTQSKSSEAAGGRQGLVFNTTLGQHILKNPAVVDSIVEKSGLRSTDTVLEIGPGTGNLTAKLLEKVKRVIVCEVDPRMVAELQKRFQHSSYKSKLDIIVGDAIKTDLPFFDVCVANVPYQISSPLVFKLLLHRPFFRVAVLMFQREFAQRLIAPPGDKLYCRLSINTQLLSTVHHLLKVGKNNFRPPPKVESSVVRIEPKNPPPPINFKEWDGLTRICFVRKNKTLGAAFSQTPVLLTLDKNYRTHMSLKEEMLPEEFSIKELIVDVLESIDFSEKRPRTMDIDDFMKLMHAFNSVGVHFV
- the LOC121115320 gene encoding uncharacterized protein, which codes for MEDIVKKAIANELALTNSEKIDICQIKSSAGSTSLDNFLSQLDAVEVKVRIPGESRESFHYVVKGMSKENEEFIKKLLVFEKEVNIYKTFLPLLQKMGDKVGLRAPKCYYSSKSVPVVVMEDLKMKGYSMMSPKFGMKETHIKWALDQFGRLHAYSHALMTNNSDKEQELTEILRMKEDLDLSAVLALHESIYKGQVKALEHGGRKDLAERFEAVIPQAEYVIRSAFKNFDSNFCVINHGDGWTNNFMFKHDKEGNLEDGVILDWQFPFYSSPVKDLAIFFGFSISPKERKEHTKSYLRFYYDRLSFHMDVLGLDVSQLYPFESMIQEYEDKYPILYFLTAQMLPIFYMKSSIPEDDKVPIDISSEQCTSMWEELILKIAKKDPYFFNVLIEFHEEAATKGFI